A genome region from Anolis carolinensis isolate JA03-04 chromosome 6, rAnoCar3.1.pri, whole genome shotgun sequence includes the following:
- the LOC107983013 gene encoding calcineurin subunit B type 1-like, whose protein sequence is MESPRYPQPRHPLEMCSHFDADEIKRLGKRFKKLDLDNSGSLSVEEFMSLPELQQNPLVQRVIDIFDTDGNGEVDFKEFIEGVSQFSVKGDNEQKLRFAFRIYNMDKDGYISNGELFQVLFIFIYLFLSCFSPIFVKAKT, encoded by the exons ATGGAG TCACCTAGGTACCCACAGCCAAGACACCCACTGGAAATGTGCTCACACTTTGATGCAGATGAGATAAAACGATTGGGAAAGAGGTTTAAAAAGCTTGATTTAGATAACTCTGGTTCTTTGAGTGTGGAGGAGTTCATGTCTTTGCCTGAGTTGCAACAGAATCCACTGGTACAGCGAGTAATAGATATATTTGATACGGATGGAAATGGAGAAGTAGACTTCAAAGAATTTATAGAAGGAGTCTCCCAATTCAGTGTAAAAGGTGACAACGAACAGAAGTTAAGGTTTGCTTTTCGTATCTATAATATGGACAAAGATGGCTATATCTCCAATGGGGAGCTCTTCCaagttctatttatttttatttatttatttctatcctgcttttctcctatttttgtaaaagcaaaaacataa